The genomic interval GGTTGCCCAAGCCGCGAGCAGGGCTCTCGGCTTTGAGCCGGCGCTTCGAACGACCCTGGGAGGGAGCGACGCAAACGTCTACAACACCAAAGGCGTGCCCTGCATCGTGGTGGCGACGGGTATGGAGAAGATCCACACACACGAGGAGTGCATCTCGATCCAGGGGCTTGTCGATACCGCGCGGCTCGCCTATCAGATCGCGATTGAGGCGGCCCGATAAACGGCAGCTTGGTAGACTGAGATCATGAGGCTCGCTCTCTGGGTTGCACTTCTGGCCGGGGTGGCCGCCGGTTGTGGCGGCGAGAAGCCTGCGGCGTCTCCGTCGGCTCCAAAGCCTGTGGCTTCCGTGTCCGAAGCGCCGGATGGCGGGCTTCGCACGAAGAGCGGGCTGTATCTCTCGAACGATCAGGCGCGGTTTTCGGTCAACGACTCGGTTGAAGAGGCCCTACGGCTTTTTGAGCGGCCCACGAAGGCCTATGACATTCGGGAGCTCCCGGAGCCACTTGTAAGCGAAAAGGGCCTGCGCGCGGCAGGCTGGGCAAAAGGTGGCGACGGCTATGGGCTAATCGTTTCCAACGATCAAGTGATCGCTGCCGTGGCGACGCGGGCCGGCCGTAATCGCACCGACGTGGATGCAGCCGTTTCTGTCTATAAGGAGCTGTTCTCAAGCGTGGAGGCGGCGCCGCTGGAAGGGAAGACGGCGAAGTACTGGTTCTTTGAGGACGGGAGCCACAGGCTGATGATCTGCGGCGCCAAGACGCGCAAAGGCGACTGGACCTTTACATTGGCGCTCGGCGAGCAATGGGTGATGGACCGGCTCCGCATGGACAAGACCTCGGCCCTCGAAGACCTAAAGGAAGCGGAGCGCCGCATGGCGGAGGAATAGGGGGTCTCCCTTTCCCGGTCCATTTCCCTTAGGGCCCCATAATCGTGCTCTGGGCAGGCTTCTCCGTTTGGCTTTCGCCGCCTGCCTTTCACCCTACTCAGAGATGCCCAGGGATTCTTCCAGGCCGCACATGACGTTCATGGCATGGACCATCTGAGCTGCACCGCATTTGCCATTCAGATCCGCCATCGCCTGAACAGTGAGGAGGCTGTTTGGGGCGTCTTCGGTGATGCGCAGGCGGTAGAGCGCATAAGGCTTGCCCAGGACCAGCTCCACGTCCCAGGGCGAGTCCGCATCGTTTCTGACGTACAGCGAGCGCCCATAGAACTCATCGAAGATCGCGTCGAGGTCTTCGATGCGATCGGGGGTCGGCACGACCGCCATCACCGTGCAGGCGGCCGCCCCGCGAAGGTCCATTGGATCACAATCCAGTGAGAACCCGCCTTTCCAGCCTTCATCGTCAAGAAACGCCTCAAACTCGTCCTCGTCGATCGGGATCGTGGCCTGCACCAGCGGGCTTTCCTGGAGCAGCCCGGATCGCGCCAACGGGGCAAGGGCGATCAGGGCCAACGTCGCCCCAGGGGAGGGAACCGACACCACGTCGGCGCACACCAAGGGGTTGTTGTCCAGCGTCTCGAGGAGCCCGGCCACTTCTGCGGCCTGGTTGCCGATTTGGATGCTTCGTCGCCAGCCATCCAGCGAGAACTCAAGCGTCTTGGAGCTTCCAGCGCGGACCTCATCGATCCTGGGATGGGCCCGAAGGAGGCCTTCAAGCCCGGGAATCGGCCCACAGACCGCAGCAAAGCGCTTGTCGCCAACCATCAAGCCAGATTACTTGGTCCGTCGAATCTTGGTGGTCGCGTTGGAGTCCATGGGCTTGCCGCCGCCCATGTTCATTTTCACGGTCAGCTTCATATCCAGGGAATGAAGCGATCCATCCGAGACGTTGAAGTACATCGTGCCGGCGCCGACGACATCCATGCCCGTCTCGCCGCCTCGATTCTTGGCCTTGGGGCTGATGGCCACCGCGGCCACCCTCTTGCCGTCCACGGTCTTCATTCCCGCCATTCCGCCCGTTGCCCCAGCCATGTTCCCGGGCCAGGACTGCCCGATGACGACAGGCTTCTCGGGGAACCCGATAATGCCGCTACCCGGCATCGATCCTTCGCCGACCGGTTTCCCTTTGGCATCCACTTGGACGGTGGAAGTCCGGTCGCCGCCTCCGCCGTTGCCCAGCGCAGGCGTTTTGACCTTGTACTCAAGCGTGGCGACGCCGTTCTTGACGCTTTTCACAGAGATAGAGAACGGCATGCTCACTGAAAACGGCTGCGTCGCTCCCGCAACGGCGACAGAAGTATCGTTTGAATAGCGGTACACCTGCCCGGCGGCGAACTTGTGCCGAAGCAGGAAACCACTGCCCTGTTGCGTGATCTGCCCAATGGCTCCCGAGGAGAGCGATAGTGCGGTGGCGGCGAAAAGAAGGCAGGTGTGTGACTTCATAGACTGGGAACCCCGACCGTGGTGGATCATCCCTTCTTGCCAGGGACGATCTTGATCATCTCAACGGTGTAAATGATCACTTGGTTCGGCGGTAGGAATTGAGTCCCAGCCGAGCCTTGGCACAGGCGGGGTGGAAGGCGCAAGATACGCTTGCCGCCGACCTTCATCCCCTTGAGGCCCTCGTCGATGCCCGAGATGGCGTCGCCAATGCCCAAAGTAAAGGTCACCGTCTTTCCGCGTTTGTAGGAGGAGTCAATCAGCTTCTTGTTGACCAGGCGGCCCTCGTAATGGACCGTCACCACGTCCTTGGCCTGAGCGGCGCGGCCCGTGCCCACTTTGACGTCGTTCGCGTCGTAGACGACGTCCTCGCCCACCTTCACGATGTCGAGAAGCGTGATCTCAAAGAAGAGGTCGCTATTCGCGGGAATCTTCTCGTTCGCCTGAGCGCCATATCCCAGCGCCGACGGCACCTTCAGCGTGCGCTTGCCGCCGACCTTCATCCCCTTGAGGCCGACATCCCAACCTTTGATGACCTTTCCCGCGCCCAGCACAACGGCGAGCGGGGTGGCGGCCATCGCGTCGTTCCGGTCAAAGATCGTGCCGTTCAGCAGCTTGCCGACGTAGGTCACATAAAGAGTGTCGCCGTCCTCAGCAGGCCTGCCTTTTCCAACGGTCTGGTCGATGATCTCCAGCTTTTGCAGCCCTCCGACCGCCTGGCCAAAAGCGCCGGATACCAATCCGAGCATCACAAAAGCAAGCCCAACGGGCCTCGCAAGGAATCGAATCATGAGTGGTACTTTACCTCTTCAGGGTCTGATGAGAACGGTGTAGCCCGGGCGTCTCGCCTGGGTGGATTAGGTTCAGTGATGATAGTTTCCGGGCACATGTACAGCATTTCTCGACGGTCCCCTTCAAGTTACAGACGCTCCTGCATCAGGGCAGGTGCGTCCTCATCAGTGGGACTCCGCCACGCTTCCAACGGCAAAGGGCGGGTGGGGAGTTCCCAGATAATGGTCGGCGGTACACTCGGCTCCCCGCATGGGAAAGAAGAGCCAAACCAAAGAGGAGCCACGAACGCCCCGGACCATCGAGAACCGGAGGGCGCGGCACGACTACGACTTCCTGGAGACCCACGAAGCCGGAATCGTGCTCGAAGGGGCGGAGGTCAAGAGCCTCTGGCTTGGCAGGGTGAACCTGACGGACGCTTTCTGCAAGATCGAGGGCGACGAGCTCTGGATCGTGTCGCTCGACATCGAGCCCTATGAGCATGCAACCCGATTCCAGCCGGAGCGGCGGAGAACGCGCAAGCTCCTCATGCACCGAAAGGAAATCGACCTGCTGCACCGCAAGGTGCGCGAGAAGGGGCTGACGTTGCTGCCTTCGCGGCTTTACTTCAAGAACGGCAGGGTCAAGGTTCAGGTGGCGCTCGCGAGGGGGCGCAGGGAGTATGACAAGCGCCAGCAGATCGCCGAAAAGGAGAAGCGGCTGGAAATCGAGCGGATGCGCTCTGAGCGGCGCTGACCGGTTCAGTTTGGGCTTGATACTGCCGATAACCTGAAGAAGGACGGTTGTTGGACCATGCAATTCCCGAATTCAGCCCTTGAGCGTGCCGCGATCACCGTAGTCGTCAACCTGGAGGGCGCACCACGCAGCCTGAGGGCCACCTATGCGTCGTCAGAGCCTTTCACCGTCGAAACCGAAAACACCTGGGCCAGGTCGCTCGCGCCTGAGACGAAATTGCTCTTTGTGGTGCAGTCGGGAACCGAGATCATCAAGGGCACGGGGCGCGTGATCGACAACGTCGAATCCGGACAGCGGTGGCGAATCGCCGTCGAGAACGTCCTCTGGGAGTCTGTGGATCGCCGGAGGCATTCGCGAAAGGCCGTTCACCTTCCCGTCGAGTACCGTGTGGTGGAGGAGGATCCTTCAGGCACGCGCTTGGAGCGGGGGTCCGCGATGACGATGGATCTGAGCGTCAGCGGCGCCTGCCTAAAAGCCGAAAAGCTGCCCAACGACGGTTTTCTGGTCGATGTCAGCCTTTCGCTGAACGGCTTTGATGCGACCCGCGCGCTAGGCGTCGTGGTCTGGGTCCGGCCGATCGCAGGCGAGTTTGGGATAGAGTTCCTCGACTACTTCGCGGACGCGAAGAAAGTTCTGGGTGAGTTCGTCGAAGCGGCAGCGTAGTGCTGGAGCCTTAGTCAGGTCCTTTGGCTAAGGCAGACTGAGAGTCTGCCCGTTGGAGCAGCGGGATTCACGTGTCCCTCGGTCCCTTTGTCCCTAGCCCCAGCTTCCTACAAAGACGGTCTCGGCGGGTCCTGTCATGAGGACATGCCCTGATTCCAGATAAGTCACGGACCTTTCCGTGAGCCCGTTCAGGAACCCAGCGACGGCGCAGGCGCAAGCGCCCGTGCCGCAGGCGAGGGTGATCCCCGCGCCTCGCTCCCAGGTGCGTTGGATCAGGTGCGTTGAGCATACGACCTGGACGAAGTGAACGTTGGTGCGGTTGGGGAAGTCCGGGTGGCGCTCATAGAGGGGCCCCCAGGTTTCCAGTGGGACTGCGGCAACGTCTTCGACGAAGAAGACCAGATGGGGATTGCCCATGGAGACAGCCGTCCCCTCCATGCAAAGGCTTTGAACGACCGTTGGGACGGCGATGTAGGATGAGGACGGGTCGCCCAAGACCGGGATTTCGGCGCGCGAGAGCCTGGCGGGGCCCATGTCCACCCGAACCTGGCCGTCCGGCATCGTTTCGAGCGTGAGCGTGCCCGCGCCTGTTTCGACGTCCACCCGGTCCGCGTCCCAGAGGCCCTGTTTCTTCAGGAACTGCGAGAAGCAGCGGATTCCGTTGCCGCACATCTCGCTCTCGGAGCCGTCAGGGTTGAACATCCGCATCTCAAAAGGCGCCGAGGCGCCCTTGCGGGCCAGGATGAGTCCGTCCGAACCCACCCCGAACCTCCGATCGCAGATCTTGCGAGACAGCTCGGGGAGGGACGCGTCGTCAATCGGATGGCGAATCGCGTCGACCATCACGAAATCGTTTCCGATCCCGTGCATTTTGGTGAACGGTATCACTCTTCTTCAGGTGCCGGCGCGCCGCCTTCATCGCCGTGCGGCCGGTAAGTGGAAATCTGCTTCGATGGGACGATGCTGGCAACGGCATGCTTATAGACGAGCTGCGTGGGCTTGCCCGGGGAGTCCAAAAGAACCGTAAAGGCGTCGAAACCGCGCACGTGGCCTCTGAGCTGCACGCTGTTCGTGAGATAAAAGGTGACCCCGATGCCCTCTTTACGCACCTGGTTTAGAAACATGTCCTGGAGATTAATAGACTTCGCCATTGAGAACCCTCAACTTCAATTCAATCGTTCCAAAGCAAACCCAAAGGCCTCTTCGGTATTCCCGAATCCCGCATATCGCTCGACTTTCGGTTCTTTTCGCAGCCACGTTCTCTGACGCTTCGCATACTGCGCCGTCTCGTTTACGACGAGTTCGACCGTTTCACCGAGCGAAAGCTCGCCATCGCAATGACGCCATAGGGCGGCATAGCCGATAGCCCGCATCGCCGGATCGCTTCGGCTGACCCCCTGCTTGCGCAGGCGCTCTGCCTCGGCAACCCATCCATTTTGCATCATTCTTTCCGCTCGTGCAACAATCCTTTTCCGCAATAGGTCCACATCTGGATCGAGGCCTACCTTTTGAATCTGAAAAGGCGGCAAAGTGAACCTAATCGGGGGGGTTGAGTCGAACAGCTTTTCGAGCGCCCGGGTTACGCGGGCTGGATTCTGAAGGTCCGCTTTGGCCGCAGCTTCAGGACTCCATTGCCGAAGCTCCTGCGCGAGCGCCTCCAGGCCCTCCGATTCGAGGCGCGAGCGAAGTCGGGCGCGGAGTTCGGGATCGGGCTGGCCGTGGAGCTCGCCGTACTCTTCCAGCAGCGCGCGGACGTAGTAAGCAGTTCCGCCCACAAGGACGACGTTTCGGCCCCGGGCATAGAGCGGTTCGAGGAGGCTGACGGCCCTTTGGACAAAGTCGCCCACTCCAAACGGCTCGGCGGGATCCAGGATGTCGATCAGCTCGTAACGCTCGGTGTTCAAGGGTTTTGCCGTCCCAACGTCGAAGCCGCGATAGACCTGAAACGCATCGGCGCTGATGAGTTGGGCTTGGAGCCTATCGGCGAGGCGCTCAGCGAGCTCCGTCTTGCCGGCTGCCGTCGGGCCGAGGACGGCCACCAATCGGGGCCGATCTGGAGGGGGAAGACTCACTTGATCTCTTTGACGCCGAACTTCTTGCCCTCTTTGGCCGAGCAATCGATCTCGTTCTTGAAGACGTTGTCGCCGACCTTGTTCTCGGCCCGGAAGAGTCCAGACACCTGGACTTTGGCGCCCTCTTTCGGGGTGGGCTCAAGGGTTCCACGCCCATACACGCTCAGCTCTTTGTCGCCGTCTTTCAGCTTGAGCGTGTAGTACTTGTTGCCGATCTTGGAGGTCCGCTGCTTGAAGTCCTTGACGGTGCC from Armatimonadota bacterium carries:
- a CDS encoding FKBP-type peptidyl-prolyl cis-trans isomerase; protein product: MIRFLARPVGLAFVMLGLVSGAFGQAVGGLQKLEIIDQTVGKGRPAEDGDTLYVTYVGKLLNGTIFDRNDAMAATPLAVVLGAGKVIKGWDVGLKGMKVGGKRTLKVPSALGYGAQANEKIPANSDLFFEITLLDIVKVGEDVVYDANDVKVGTGRAAQAKDVVTVHYEGRLVNKKLIDSSYKRGKTVTFTLGIGDAISGIDEGLKGMKVGGKRILRLPPRLCQGSAGTQFLPPNQVIIYTVEMIKIVPGKKG
- the smpB gene encoding SsrA-binding protein SmpB — translated: MGKKSQTKEEPRTPRTIENRRARHDYDFLETHEAGIVLEGAEVKSLWLGRVNLTDAFCKIEGDELWIVSLDIEPYEHATRFQPERRRTRKLLMHRKEIDLLHRKVREKGLTLLPSRLYFKNGRVKVQVALARGRREYDKRQQIAEKEKRLEIERMRSERR
- a CDS encoding PilZ domain-containing protein; the protein is MQFPNSALERAAITVVVNLEGAPRSLRATYASSEPFTVETENTWARSLAPETKLLFVVQSGTEIIKGTGRVIDNVESGQRWRIAVENVLWESVDRRRHSRKAVHLPVEYRVVEEDPSGTRLERGSAMTMDLSVSGACLKAEKLPNDGFLVDVSLSLNGFDATRALGVVVWVRPIAGEFGIEFLDYFADAKKVLGEFVEAAA
- a CDS encoding diaminopimelate epimerase; translation: MPFTKMHGIGNDFVMVDAIRHPIDDASLPELSRKICDRRFGVGSDGLILARKGASAPFEMRMFNPDGSESEMCGNGIRCFSQFLKKQGLWDADRVDVETGAGTLTLETMPDGQVRVDMGPARLSRAEIPVLGDPSSSYIAVPTVVQSLCMEGTAVSMGNPHLVFFVEDVAAVPLETWGPLYERHPDFPNRTNVHFVQVVCSTHLIQRTWERGAGITLACGTGACACAVAGFLNGLTERSVTYLESGHVLMTGPAETVFVGSWG
- the hfq gene encoding RNA chaperone Hfq, producing MAKSINLQDMFLNQVRKEGIGVTFYLTNSVQLRGHVRGFDAFTVLLDSPGKPTQLVYKHAVASIVPSKQISTYRPHGDEGGAPAPEEE
- the miaA gene encoding tRNA (adenosine(37)-N6)-dimethylallyltransferase MiaA; the encoded protein is MSLPPPDRPRLVAVLGPTAAGKTELAERLADRLQAQLISADAFQVYRGFDVGTAKPLNTERYELIDILDPAEPFGVGDFVQRAVSLLEPLYARGRNVVLVGGTAYYVRALLEEYGELHGQPDPELRARLRSRLESEGLEALAQELRQWSPEAAAKADLQNPARVTRALEKLFDSTPPIRFTLPPFQIQKVGLDPDVDLLRKRIVARAERMMQNGWVAEAERLRKQGVSRSDPAMRAIGYAALWRHCDGELSLGETVELVVNETAQYAKRQRTWLRKEPKVERYAGFGNTEEAFGFALERLN